Proteins encoded together in one Lysinibacter cavernae window:
- the adhP gene encoding alcohol dehydrogenase AdhP, with product MSGTMRAAVVHELGKPLTIDEVPIPEPGFGQALVKVETSGVCHTDLHAAHGDWPVKPKQPLIPGHEGYGEVVKLGEGVTDLKVGDKVGNAWLWSACGICQYCRTGWETLCEKQENGGYSVDGSFAEYMLVDAKYAARIPAGADPVEIAPILCAGVTVYKGLKMTDARPGQWVVISGIGGLGHIAVQYAVAMGLNVVAVDVDDSKLELAKKHGALLTVNAMNEDPAEVVQREIGGAHGVLVTAVHPKAFGQALGVARRGATIVFNGLPPGDFPANIFDIVLRAITIRGSIVGTRQDMVEALDFYARGKIKPTVAAEKLDDINSIFDRMVKGQIDGRIVMKMETSA from the coding sequence ATGTCTGGAACTATGCGCGCTGCCGTTGTCCACGAGCTCGGCAAACCACTTACCATCGACGAGGTTCCCATCCCAGAGCCAGGCTTCGGCCAAGCACTGGTGAAGGTAGAGACCTCAGGCGTCTGCCACACCGACCTCCACGCCGCACACGGCGACTGGCCGGTCAAGCCAAAGCAGCCGCTCATCCCCGGTCACGAAGGCTACGGCGAGGTAGTCAAGCTTGGCGAGGGCGTCACCGATCTCAAGGTTGGCGACAAGGTTGGAAACGCCTGGCTGTGGTCAGCCTGTGGCATCTGCCAGTACTGCCGCACAGGGTGGGAAACCCTCTGTGAGAAGCAGGAAAACGGCGGATACTCGGTCGACGGAAGCTTTGCCGAATACATGCTTGTTGACGCAAAGTATGCGGCACGCATCCCGGCCGGCGCGGACCCCGTAGAAATCGCGCCCATCCTGTGTGCCGGAGTCACGGTATACAAGGGCCTCAAGATGACCGACGCTCGCCCAGGCCAGTGGGTCGTCATCTCGGGCATCGGCGGACTTGGCCACATTGCTGTGCAATACGCGGTGGCCATGGGCCTCAACGTTGTTGCCGTCGACGTTGACGACAGCAAACTGGAACTGGCCAAGAAGCACGGCGCCCTCCTCACGGTTAACGCCATGAACGAGGACCCAGCCGAGGTTGTTCAGCGCGAGATTGGCGGCGCACACGGCGTGCTCGTCACAGCTGTGCACCCGAAGGCGTTCGGGCAGGCCCTCGGCGTTGCCCGCCGCGGCGCAACGATCGTCTTCAATGGCCTCCCGCCAGGAGACTTCCCAGCGAACATCTTCGACATCGTGCTGCGAGCCATCACGATCCGCGGGTCGATTGTTGGAACCCGCCAGGACATGGTTGAGGCGCTCGACTTCTACGCTCGCGGCAAGATCAAACCAACGGTTGCTGCAGAGAAGCTCGACGATATCAACAGCATCTTCGACCGCATGGTCAAGGGCCAGATCGATGGACGCATCGTCATGAAGATGGAGACCTCGGCCTAA
- a CDS encoding aldo/keto reductase — protein MALQIPTYTLNDGITVPQVGFGTYPLKGEDGAWAVHSAITTGYRLIDTAVNYQNEGAVGEGIRRSGVARERIQVATKIPGRFHAYDDAIACVQESSWRLGVDYIDLALIHWPNPSVDKYSEAWRALVQLQKDGLVRSIGVSNFTEEHLRRIIDETGVTPAVNQVELHPYFPQEELRLVHAELGIRTESWSPLGRAGASTEEAPVVEAAEAHGVSPSQVILRWQTQLGALPIPKSAAPARQRENLNIFGFELTETEISAITALGRPDGRLFDADPNFHEEE, from the coding sequence ATGGCTCTTCAGATACCCACATACACACTTAACGACGGCATCACGGTTCCGCAGGTAGGGTTTGGCACCTATCCGCTCAAAGGCGAAGACGGTGCCTGGGCAGTGCACAGTGCAATTACGACCGGCTATCGGCTGATTGACACCGCAGTCAACTATCAGAACGAAGGCGCGGTTGGCGAAGGAATCCGCCGATCAGGGGTTGCTCGTGAGCGTATCCAAGTAGCGACCAAGATTCCCGGCCGGTTTCACGCGTACGACGACGCCATCGCTTGTGTGCAGGAATCCTCATGGCGTCTTGGTGTTGACTACATCGACTTGGCACTCATCCACTGGCCAAACCCCAGCGTTGACAAGTATTCCGAGGCCTGGCGGGCGCTCGTTCAGCTGCAGAAGGATGGCCTCGTTCGGTCCATCGGCGTCAGTAACTTCACCGAAGAGCACCTTCGTCGCATTATTGACGAGACCGGCGTCACCCCAGCCGTCAACCAGGTTGAGCTGCACCCGTATTTCCCGCAGGAGGAGCTGCGGTTGGTTCACGCGGAACTTGGTATTCGCACGGAGTCGTGGAGCCCGCTTGGCCGGGCAGGCGCATCCACCGAAGAAGCCCCCGTTGTTGAAGCCGCAGAGGCTCACGGAGTGTCTCCATCGCAGGTGATCCTCCGCTGGCAGACCCAGCTTGGCGCATTACCAATCCCGAAGTCGGCCGCTCCTGCTCGGCAGCGAGAGAACCTCAACATTTTTGGCTTCGAACTGACCGAGACGGAGATCTCTGCGATTACCGCGCTGGGCCGCCCTGACGGTCGTTTGTTTGACGCCGACCCGAACTTCCACGAGGAGGAGTAG